Proteins from a genomic interval of Streptomyces fodineus:
- the pyrF gene encoding orotidine-5'-phosphate decarboxylase has translation MNANNQIIVALDCDSRAAAEDIVDRLGDECRLYKVGLELLTVAGPDFVKLLVARGKEVFLDLKLFEIPNSVAGAVRAAGALGVSMVTVHGMGGLGIMTAAVDAARAFPGLRILALTVVTSMTDGDLADIGVSGSTEEQVVRLARLAGKAGCHGVVASPREVAALRSALGADALIVTPGVTLPGDGSPGEHARAGTPRAAVVAGASHVVVGRTVTRAADPAATFRLVRTSLTAGCWS, from the coding sequence ATGAATGCGAACAACCAGATCATCGTCGCCCTGGACTGCGACAGCCGTGCCGCCGCCGAGGACATCGTCGACCGGCTGGGCGACGAGTGCCGTCTCTACAAGGTCGGCCTGGAGCTCCTCACCGTGGCCGGCCCTGACTTCGTCAAGCTCCTTGTTGCGCGGGGCAAGGAGGTCTTCCTGGACCTCAAGCTGTTCGAGATCCCCAACTCGGTCGCCGGTGCCGTCCGGGCCGCGGGGGCTCTCGGCGTCTCCATGGTGACGGTGCACGGCATGGGCGGTCTGGGCATCATGACCGCCGCCGTCGATGCCGCCCGCGCCTTCCCCGGGCTGCGGATCCTCGCCCTGACCGTGGTCACCAGCATGACCGATGGGGACCTTGCCGACATCGGCGTCAGCGGCTCGACCGAGGAGCAGGTGGTCAGGCTGGCCCGTCTGGCGGGCAAGGCCGGCTGTCATGGTGTGGTCGCCTCGCCTCGGGAGGTCGCGGCCTTGCGCAGCGCACTGGGCGCCGACGCCCTGATCGTCACGCCGGGGGTCACGCTGCCCGGTGACGGCTCTCCGGGCGAGCATGCCCGCGCCGGCACGCCGCGTGCGGCCGTCGTCGCGGGCGCCTCGCATGTCGTCGTGGGGCGAACCGTCACACGCGCCGCGGACCCGGCGGCCACCTTCCGCCTCGTCCGCACCAGCCTCACTGCGGGGTGCTGGTCATAG
- a CDS encoding aldehyde dehydrogenase family protein, protein MTSTALPTTDDLRAHARDALRNIGVDVVEGDGLHARTPLTGEHLFGLRSATDADTEQALAASRTAFLTWRTTPAPRRGELVRRLGELLREHKGDLADLVTIEAGKIRSEALGEIQEMIDICDFAVGLSRQLYGRTIASERPGHRLAETWHPLGAVGVISAFNFPAAVWSWNTAVALVCGDTVIWKPSELTPLISLACHHLLTRAADEVGAPRDVHRLLLGGRAVGETLVDDPRVALVSATGSTRMGREVGPRVAARFGRSLLELGGNNAAIVTPSADLDLAVPAIVFAAAGTAGQRCTTLRRLIVHRDIADTLIERLTTAYTKLPIGNPFDDTTLVGPLISTTALDAMRGALARVQAQGGKILAGGNRRLAEAAPAAAYTEPVLVRVDEQSDVVREETFAPILYVVTYDTLDEAIALHNDVPQGLSSSIFTRDQQEAEIFLSAAGSDCGIANVNIGTSGAEIGGAFGGEKDTGGGREAGSDAWKSYMRSATNTINYSGELNLAQGVSFL, encoded by the coding sequence ATGACCAGCACCGCACTGCCCACCACGGACGACCTGCGGGCCCACGCCCGTGACGCCTTGAGGAACATCGGCGTCGACGTGGTCGAGGGCGACGGCCTCCACGCCCGCACACCCCTCACCGGCGAGCACCTCTTCGGCCTCAGGTCCGCCACGGACGCCGACACCGAACAGGCCCTCGCAGCCTCCCGTACGGCCTTCCTGACCTGGCGCACCACGCCCGCGCCACGCCGCGGTGAACTCGTACGCCGCCTCGGCGAGTTGCTGCGCGAGCACAAGGGCGACCTGGCCGACCTCGTCACCATCGAGGCGGGCAAGATCCGCTCCGAGGCGCTCGGCGAGATCCAGGAGATGATCGACATCTGCGACTTCGCCGTAGGCCTGTCCCGCCAGCTCTACGGCCGTACGATCGCCTCCGAACGCCCCGGCCACCGCCTGGCCGAGACCTGGCACCCCCTCGGCGCGGTCGGCGTCATCTCCGCCTTCAACTTCCCCGCCGCCGTATGGTCCTGGAACACCGCCGTCGCCCTCGTCTGCGGCGACACCGTGATCTGGAAGCCCTCGGAACTCACCCCGCTGATCTCCCTGGCCTGCCACCACCTGCTCACCCGCGCCGCCGACGAGGTCGGCGCCCCCCGAGACGTGCACCGCCTGCTCCTCGGTGGCCGCGCGGTCGGCGAGACGCTCGTCGACGACCCCCGCGTCGCCCTCGTCAGTGCCACCGGCTCCACCCGCATGGGCCGCGAGGTCGGCCCCCGCGTCGCCGCGCGCTTCGGCCGCAGCCTGCTGGAACTCGGCGGCAACAACGCCGCGATCGTGACGCCTTCCGCCGACCTGGACCTCGCCGTCCCGGCCATCGTCTTCGCCGCGGCCGGCACCGCGGGCCAGCGCTGCACCACCCTGCGCCGCCTCATCGTCCACCGCGACATCGCCGACACCCTCATCGAGCGGCTGACCACGGCCTACACCAAGCTGCCCATCGGCAACCCGTTCGACGACACCACGCTGGTCGGCCCGCTCATCTCCACCACGGCTCTCGACGCCATGCGGGGCGCCCTCGCCCGCGTCCAGGCCCAGGGCGGCAAGATCCTGGCCGGCGGAAACCGGCGCCTGGCCGAGGCGGCACCCGCGGCGGCGTACACCGAGCCGGTTCTCGTCCGCGTCGACGAACAGAGCGACGTCGTACGGGAGGAGACCTTCGCACCGATCCTGTACGTCGTCACCTACGACACCCTCGACGAGGCGATCGCGCTGCACAACGACGTCCCCCAGGGCCTGTCGTCCAGCATCTTCACCCGCGACCAGCAGGAGGCGGAGATCTTCCTGTCCGCCGCCGGCTCCGACTGCGGCATCGCCAACGTCAACATCGGCACGTCCGGAGCCGAGATCGGCGGCGCCTTCGGAGGCGAGAAGGACACCGGCGGCGGCCGGGAGGCCGGCTCGGACGCCTGGAAGTCCTACATGCGCTCGGCCACCAACACCATCAACTACTCCGGCGAACTCAATCTGGCCCAGGGCGTCAGCTTCCTCTGA
- a CDS encoding VOC family protein: MSAISQWQLRAAFAERLSRMYGQEVPAYTTLVDVSREVNEDVLRAQGADAERLGSIGRVTAERHGAIRVGTPREMHQVARVFAAFGMHPVGFYDLREAAASAVPVVSTAFRPVDGAELARNPFRVFTSMLTVADPRFFDAGLRSRLETFLAGRELFPPELLALADRAAADGELPEEQAERLLHLAVRAFELSPEPVDKAWYETLERISAVAADIGGVRSTHINHLTPRVLDIDELYRRMTRRGIEMIDTIQGPPAWKGPDVLLRQTSFRALAEPRAMRTPDGGVVSGALRVRFGEVEARGIALTRRGRALYDGLLGRVDEQAAQNPSEARGDIARAVWERHMPGSEQELAAEGLAYFTYRLSPDRPRDGGRPPADIVELVRQNWVVAEPLVYEDFLPRSAAGIFQSNLSGEGTRDNEQQGTAYDTAWLSGAIDREVLDPFALYERQQNTSVAGIARALGLTGTLG; encoded by the coding sequence ATGTCGGCGATCAGTCAGTGGCAGCTGCGGGCCGCCTTCGCGGAGCGGCTGTCGCGGATGTACGGGCAGGAGGTTCCCGCCTACACCACGCTCGTGGACGTCTCGCGCGAGGTCAACGAGGACGTGCTGCGCGCGCAGGGAGCGGATGCCGAACGCCTCGGCTCCATCGGCCGGGTGACGGCCGAGCGGCACGGAGCCATCCGTGTCGGCACGCCGCGCGAAATGCACCAGGTCGCCCGCGTCTTCGCCGCCTTCGGCATGCACCCGGTCGGGTTCTACGACCTACGGGAGGCGGCGGCCAGCGCCGTCCCCGTCGTCTCGACGGCGTTCCGGCCGGTCGACGGCGCGGAACTGGCACGCAACCCCTTCCGGGTGTTCACCTCCATGCTCACCGTGGCCGACCCCCGTTTCTTCGACGCCGGCCTGCGCTCGCGCCTGGAGACCTTCCTCGCGGGCCGCGAACTCTTTCCCCCCGAGCTGCTCGCGCTGGCCGACCGCGCCGCCGCCGACGGGGAGCTGCCCGAGGAGCAGGCCGAACGCCTCCTCCATCTGGCCGTCCGGGCATTCGAGTTGTCCCCCGAGCCCGTCGACAAGGCCTGGTACGAGACGCTGGAGCGGATCTCCGCCGTCGCCGCGGACATCGGCGGTGTGCGCAGCACACACATCAACCACCTCACTCCGCGTGTCCTGGACATCGACGAGCTGTACCGGCGCATGACCCGGCGCGGCATCGAGATGATCGACACCATCCAGGGGCCGCCGGCCTGGAAGGGCCCCGACGTCCTGCTGCGGCAGACCTCCTTCCGGGCTCTGGCCGAACCTCGCGCGATGCGCACCCCGGACGGCGGTGTCGTCAGCGGTGCCCTGCGGGTGCGCTTCGGTGAGGTCGAGGCCCGCGGCATCGCTCTCACCCGCCGGGGACGCGCCCTGTACGACGGCCTTCTCGGCCGCGTCGACGAGCAGGCGGCCCAGAACCCCTCGGAAGCCCGCGGTGACATCGCGCGTGCCGTGTGGGAGCGGCACATGCCCGGCAGCGAACAGGAGCTCGCCGCCGAGGGACTGGCCTACTTCACCTACCGGCTCAGCCCCGACCGGCCCCGCGACGGCGGCCGGCCGCCCGCCGACATCGTCGAACTGGTGCGGCAGAACTGGGTGGTGGCCGAACCCCTCGTCTACGAGGACTTCCTGCCCCGCTCCGCCGCGGGCATCTTCCAGTCCAACCTCAGCGGCGAGGGTACCCGCGACAACGAGCAGCAGGGCACCGCTTACGACACCGCCTGGCTCTCCGGCGCCATCGACCGCGAGGTCCTGGACCCCTTCGCCCTTTACGAGCGGCAGCAGAACACCTCCGTCGCCGGGATCGCCCGCGCACTCGGCCTCACCGGCACTCTCGGCTGA
- a CDS encoding NAD(P)/FAD-dependent oxidoreductase, with translation MSSSVFRTVPATADVVIIGGGVMGASTAFHLAEAGVADIVVVERGELGCGSSGKPIGGVRAQFSDPLNIELGSRSLRAYQEFPRRPGAGIGLDIVGYLFLLDSERQAGDFAAGVELQNGLGVPSRMIGPDEAQRLCPYIRTDGLVAAAYSPTDGHARPGLVVQGYAQAAARAGVTLATHTTVLGIDTAGNRVAAVRTSHGRIACSTVICTAGAWSARIGDMVGVSLPVRPVKRQLAFTVPLTPPAPHIPFTIDFSSTAYFHNSDDGLLFGLADPGQEEGFDTTWSPQWLELFRTVVRHRAPALAGMRTGGGWAGLYEVTPDHNALIGRAGELSNFLYATGFSGHGFLQAPAVGEVVRDLCLEREPFTDISPLSADRFHRGTRIRPEAHVV, from the coding sequence TTGTCCTCCTCCGTCTTCCGTACCGTTCCGGCCACCGCCGATGTCGTGATCATCGGTGGCGGTGTCATGGGGGCGAGCACCGCGTTCCACCTGGCCGAGGCCGGGGTGGCGGACATCGTCGTCGTCGAGCGTGGCGAGCTCGGCTGCGGCAGCTCCGGCAAACCGATCGGCGGCGTACGCGCCCAGTTCTCCGATCCGCTCAACATCGAGCTTGGCAGCCGCAGCCTGCGCGCCTATCAGGAATTCCCCCGACGGCCCGGCGCCGGCATCGGGCTCGACATCGTCGGCTACCTCTTCCTTCTCGACAGCGAGCGGCAGGCCGGCGACTTCGCGGCCGGAGTCGAGCTCCAGAACGGCCTCGGGGTGCCGAGCCGCATGATCGGTCCGGACGAGGCCCAGCGCCTGTGCCCCTACATCAGGACCGATGGACTCGTGGCCGCCGCGTACTCCCCCACCGACGGGCACGCCCGCCCCGGACTGGTCGTCCAGGGATATGCGCAGGCCGCGGCCCGGGCCGGCGTCACGCTCGCCACCCACACCACCGTCCTGGGCATCGACACGGCAGGGAACCGCGTCGCCGCCGTGCGCACCAGCCATGGCCGTATCGCGTGCTCCACCGTGATCTGCACGGCCGGGGCCTGGTCGGCAAGGATCGGCGACATGGTCGGCGTCAGCCTCCCGGTGCGGCCGGTCAAAAGGCAGCTGGCGTTCACGGTGCCACTCACGCCGCCCGCCCCGCACATCCCGTTCACCATCGACTTCTCCTCCACCGCCTACTTCCACAACAGCGACGACGGCCTGCTGTTCGGGCTGGCCGACCCCGGGCAGGAGGAGGGCTTCGACACCACCTGGAGCCCGCAATGGCTGGAGCTGTTCCGCACCGTCGTCCGCCACCGCGCCCCGGCCCTGGCGGGCATGCGGACCGGCGGCGGATGGGCGGGCCTGTACGAGGTCACCCCCGACCACAACGCGCTGATCGGCCGTGCCGGCGAACTGTCCAACTTCCTTTACGCCACCGGGTTTTCGGGCCACGGCTTCCTCCAGGCGCCCGCGGTCGGCGAGGTCGTACGCGATCTGTGTCTGGAGCGTGAGCCGTTCACCGACATATCTCCGCTCAGCGCCGACCGTTTCCACCGCGGCACGCGCATCCGCCCCGAAGCCCATGTGGTGTGA
- a CDS encoding LysR family transcriptional regulator: MDWTSAQLRSLVELTRRGTITAVAEALGYTPGGVSQQIAALEKATGMQLLRRVGRRVELTDAGATLALHAERILMTEAEAVEALERTRNEISGTLRVGLFATAAAEILPPALRQVRERHPGVTVRSRDMDVDEVYDAVAGGTVDLALGLDYPDVPIPRDPSLRVTELSRERFSLAVPAGAMPGRRKTSLADTRERGWILPSAGSYYGRAVLTACRRAGFEPQVLHEVTDTAATLALVEAGVGVSVVTDLMLRLRPSRIDVLDLHEVIERHIVVVCRSFAEHRPTVAALVDVLRTSADHRPTRSRTGART, translated from the coding sequence GTGGACTGGACGAGTGCGCAGCTGCGCTCCCTGGTGGAACTGACCAGGCGCGGCACCATCACCGCGGTCGCGGAAGCCCTGGGATACACGCCAGGCGGGGTTTCGCAGCAGATCGCCGCACTGGAGAAGGCCACCGGCATGCAACTGCTACGGCGCGTGGGACGTCGCGTGGAACTCACCGACGCGGGCGCGACCCTGGCGCTGCACGCCGAGCGCATCCTCATGACGGAAGCCGAGGCCGTCGAAGCGCTGGAGCGCACCCGGAACGAGATATCCGGAACCCTGCGGGTCGGGCTCTTCGCCACGGCCGCCGCCGAGATCCTCCCACCGGCCCTGCGGCAGGTGCGCGAGAGGCATCCGGGTGTGACCGTGCGCAGCCGGGACATGGACGTGGACGAGGTGTACGACGCGGTCGCCGGCGGAACCGTGGACCTGGCGCTCGGCCTGGACTACCCGGACGTTCCCATCCCGCGCGACCCGTCCCTGCGGGTGACGGAGCTGTCCAGGGAACGCTTCTCGCTCGCGGTCCCGGCCGGAGCCATGCCCGGCCGGCGGAAGACATCACTCGCCGACACCAGGGAACGGGGATGGATCCTGCCCTCGGCCGGCAGTTACTACGGCCGCGCGGTGCTCACCGCCTGCCGTCGAGCCGGTTTCGAACCGCAGGTCCTGCACGAAGTGACGGACACGGCCGCCACCCTCGCCCTGGTCGAGGCCGGTGTCGGGGTCAGTGTGGTGACGGATCTGATGCTCCGGCTGCGTCCGTCCCGCATCGACGTCCTGGACCTGCACGAGGTGATCGAGCGTCACATCGTCGTGGTCTGCCGCTCCTTCGCCGAGCACCGGCCGACGGTGGCCGCCCTGGTCGACGTCCTGCGCACCTCCGCGGACCACCGCCCGACCCGGAGCCGCACCGGCGCCAGGACGTAG
- a CDS encoding class I SAM-dependent methyltransferase, whose protein sequence is MSDHLAHAERDDSPEESRRVRLSRTFDEDAELYDAARPGYPEQLYDDLAELAGVRSGSRVLEVGCGTGQATVPLAGGGCRITAVEAGPHMAAVARRNLARATAVEVVTAEFESWPLPKEPFDAVVSATAFHWIDPAVRMAKAADALRPGGALAVVRTQHVRGGTEEFFVEVQRCYERFDPETPPGLRLPVAGAVDGSDHAEEVARSGRFGPTVFRRYEQDLTYTTSGYLDLLRTYSGHRALPEAAGNGLLECIAALIDRR, encoded by the coding sequence ATGTCCGACCACCTCGCGCACGCTGAGCGCGACGACAGTCCCGAGGAGTCCCGGCGGGTGCGGCTGAGCCGGACGTTCGACGAAGACGCGGAGCTTTACGACGCGGCCAGGCCCGGATATCCCGAGCAGCTGTACGACGACCTCGCGGAACTCGCGGGCGTCCGCTCCGGCAGCCGCGTACTGGAGGTCGGTTGCGGGACCGGCCAGGCGACGGTGCCACTGGCCGGAGGAGGCTGCCGGATCACGGCCGTCGAGGCCGGACCGCACATGGCCGCGGTCGCCCGCCGTAACCTGGCCAGGGCCACGGCGGTGGAGGTGGTGACGGCGGAGTTCGAGAGCTGGCCGCTGCCCAAGGAGCCGTTCGACGCGGTCGTCTCGGCGACGGCGTTCCACTGGATCGACCCGGCGGTGCGCATGGCCAAGGCCGCCGACGCGTTGCGTCCCGGTGGCGCGCTCGCCGTGGTGCGCACGCAGCATGTGCGGGGCGGCACCGAGGAGTTCTTCGTCGAGGTCCAGCGCTGTTACGAGCGCTTCGACCCGGAGACCCCGCCCGGGCTGCGGCTTCCCGTGGCCGGCGCCGTCGACGGCTCGGACCACGCGGAGGAGGTGGCGCGCAGCGGCCGCTTCGGCCCCACGGTCTTCCGCCGCTACGAGCAGGACCTCACGTACACCACCTCCGGCTATCTCGACCTCCTGCGAACCTACTCCGGCCACCGAGCTCTCCCGGAAGCCGCCGGAAACGGGCTGTTGGAGTGCATCGCGGCCCTGATCGACCGGCGGTAG
- a CDS encoding SGNH/GDSL hydrolase family protein, protein MRSVCGALTGLALAVVPLSTAHAASAATSSPQGKGTRVGAWSPSMTTGGPSLANQTVRMVVHSSVAGSGARITLSNRYSSAALEVSAVDVAVQASGGEATRGTTRNVTFRQARTVTITAGEEAVSDVVPISVRAGENLLVSLYVPGMTGMSTWHSDAFDTTYIASGNHTGDDSAAAFGTRTTSWYYLAGLDVVSATARGTVVAFGDSITDGYHSSTGTYSRWPDFLGRRLGARPGPQKLSVVDAGIGGNRVLTDAPNLWQGVSALKRFGHDALGQAGVKDVILFEGINDIGNNAGPDGRPLTARDLIDGYRTLIAEAHAAHVDVIGATLMPDQGSGYYTPAAETIRRKVNQWIRTSGAFDGVIDFDRTMRDPAHPAALKPAYDCGDHLHPDDEGMKAMAAAIDLRLLRT, encoded by the coding sequence GTGCGGTCCGTGTGCGGCGCGCTGACCGGCCTGGCCCTGGCGGTCGTACCGTTGAGCACCGCGCACGCGGCAAGCGCCGCCACATCCTCGCCGCAAGGCAAGGGCACCCGGGTCGGCGCCTGGTCGCCCAGCATGACGACCGGCGGCCCGTCCCTGGCCAACCAGACCGTCCGGATGGTGGTGCACAGCAGCGTCGCGGGTTCGGGCGCCCGCATCACCCTGTCCAACCGGTACAGCTCCGCCGCGCTCGAAGTCAGCGCCGTGGACGTGGCCGTACAGGCGAGCGGCGGCGAGGCGACGCGCGGCACCACGCGTAACGTCACCTTCCGACAGGCCCGCACCGTCACGATCACCGCCGGCGAAGAGGCGGTCAGCGACGTCGTCCCGATCTCGGTCAGGGCCGGGGAGAACCTGCTCGTCAGCCTCTACGTCCCGGGTATGACGGGCATGTCGACCTGGCACTCGGACGCGTTCGACACCACCTACATCGCCTCCGGCAACCACACCGGTGACGACAGCGCCGCCGCGTTCGGCACCAGGACGACCTCCTGGTACTACCTGGCGGGGCTGGACGTCGTGTCAGCGACCGCGAGGGGCACCGTCGTCGCCTTCGGCGACTCCATCACCGACGGCTACCACTCCTCGACCGGCACCTACTCCCGGTGGCCCGACTTCCTCGGACGCCGGCTGGGCGCCAGGCCGGGCCCGCAGAAGCTGAGCGTCGTCGACGCGGGCATCGGTGGCAACCGGGTCCTCACCGACGCACCGAACCTGTGGCAGGGAGTCAGCGCGCTGAAGCGCTTCGGACACGACGCGCTCGGCCAGGCGGGTGTCAAGGATGTGATCCTCTTCGAAGGCATCAACGACATCGGCAACAACGCCGGTCCCGACGGCCGGCCGCTGACCGCCCGGGATCTCATCGACGGCTACCGCACCCTGATCGCCGAGGCACATGCCGCGCACGTCGACGTCATCGGCGCGACCCTGATGCCCGACCAGGGCAGCGGCTACTACACGCCTGCCGCCGAGACGATCCGGCGGAAGGTCAACCAGTGGATCCGTACCAGCGGCGCCTTCGACGGCGTGATCGACTTCGACCGGACCATGCGTGACCCCGCCCACCCGGCCGCCCTCAAACCGGCCTACGACTGCGGCGACCACCTCCACCCCGACGACGAGGGCATGAAGGCCATGGCCGCCGCGATCGACCTGCGCCTGCTGCGCACCTGA